A stretch of Balaenoptera ricei isolate mBalRic1 chromosome 9, mBalRic1.hap2, whole genome shotgun sequence DNA encodes these proteins:
- the LOC132371390 gene encoding RNA-binding protein with serine-rich domain 1-like isoform X2, whose amino-acid sequence MDLSGVKKKSLLGVKENNKSSTRAPSPTKRKDRSDEKSKDRSKDKGATKESSEKDSGRDKTRMRRSASSGSSSTRSWSSSTSSSGSSARTGSSSGSSSSSASSCSGSSSTFRSSSSSSSPGSPSPSQRRQDNRWHSRSKSKPPKRDGKERKRRSPSPKPTKVHIGRLTRNVTKDHIMEIFSTYGKIKMIDITVDRMHPHLAKGYAYVEFENPDEAEKALKHMDGGHIDGRVPLGAGPPCAGDPIPLAAATTGAAPAPTPPDKQGHRSSAL is encoded by the exons atggATTTATCAGGAGTGAAAAAGAAGAGCTTGCTAGgagtcaaagaaaataataagtcCAGCACTAGGGCTCCTTCTCCTACCAAACGCAAAGACCGCTCTGATGAGAAGTCCAAGGATCGCTCTAAAGATAAGGGGGCCACAAAGGAGTCAAGCGAGAAGGATAGTGGCAGGGATAAAACTCGAATGAGGCGCAGCGCTTCCAGTGGTAGCAGCAGCACCAGGTCTTGGTCCAGCTCTACCTCCAGCTCGGGCTCCAGCGCCAGAACGGGCTCCAGCAGCGGCTCCAGCTCATCTTCAGCATCGAGCTGCTCAGGAAGTTCCAGCACATTCCgcagctccagctccagcagcTCCCCTGGCTCTCCGAGTCCTTCTCAGCGCAGGCAGGACAACAGGTGGCATTCGCGCTCCAAATCTAAACCACCCAAAAGAGacggaaaggaaaggaaaaggcggAGCCCTTCCCCTAAACCTACTAAAGTGCACATTGGAAGGCTCACCAGGAATGTGACCAAGGATCATATCATGGAGATATTCTCCACCTAcgggaaaattaaaatgattgacATAACTGTAGACAGGATGCACCCCCATCTGGCTAAAGGCTATGCATATGTGGAGTTTGAGAATCCAGATGAGGCCGAGAAGGCGCTGAAGCACATGGACGGAGGACACATCGATG GTCGCGTTCCCCTTGGTGCAGGTCCCCCGTGCGCCGGCGATCCCATTCCCCTGGCCGCCGCCACCACAGGAGCTGCTCCAGCTCCAACTCCTCCCGATAAGCAGGGCCACCGAAGCTCTGCCCTGTGA
- the LOC132371390 gene encoding RNA-binding protein with serine-rich domain 1-like isoform X1 encodes MDLSGVKKKSLLGVKENNKSSTRAPSPTKRKDRSDEKSKDRSKDKGATKESSEKDSGRDKTRMRRSASSGSSSTRSWSSSTSSSGSSARTGSSSGSSSSSASSCSGSSSTFRSSSSSSSPGSPSPSQRRQDNRWHSRSKSKPPKRDGKERKRRSPSPKPTKVHIGRLTRNVTKDHIMEIFSTYGKIKMIDITVDRMHPHLAKGYAYVEFENPDEAEKALKHMDGGHIDGQEITATVVLAPWPRPPPRRFSPPRRMLPPSPVWRRSPPRMRRRSRSPWCRSPVRRRSHSPGRRHHRSCSSSNSSR; translated from the coding sequence atggATTTATCAGGAGTGAAAAAGAAGAGCTTGCTAGgagtcaaagaaaataataagtcCAGCACTAGGGCTCCTTCTCCTACCAAACGCAAAGACCGCTCTGATGAGAAGTCCAAGGATCGCTCTAAAGATAAGGGGGCCACAAAGGAGTCAAGCGAGAAGGATAGTGGCAGGGATAAAACTCGAATGAGGCGCAGCGCTTCCAGTGGTAGCAGCAGCACCAGGTCTTGGTCCAGCTCTACCTCCAGCTCGGGCTCCAGCGCCAGAACGGGCTCCAGCAGCGGCTCCAGCTCATCTTCAGCATCGAGCTGCTCAGGAAGTTCCAGCACATTCCgcagctccagctccagcagcTCCCCTGGCTCTCCGAGTCCTTCTCAGCGCAGGCAGGACAACAGGTGGCATTCGCGCTCCAAATCTAAACCACCCAAAAGAGacggaaaggaaaggaaaaggcggAGCCCTTCCCCTAAACCTACTAAAGTGCACATTGGAAGGCTCACCAGGAATGTGACCAAGGATCATATCATGGAGATATTCTCCACCTAcgggaaaattaaaatgattgacATAACTGTAGACAGGATGCACCCCCATCTGGCTAAAGGCTATGCATATGTGGAGTTTGAGAATCCAGATGAGGCCGAGAAGGCGCTGAAGCACATGGACGGAGGACACATCGATGGCCAGGAGATCACTGCCACTGTTGTGCTGGCCCCCTGGCCTCGGCCACCCCCCAGGCGATTCAGCCCTCCCAGGAGAATGCTGCCACCGTCTCCCGTGTGGCGCAGGTCACCCCCACGGATGAGGAGAAGGTCGCGTTCCCCTTGGTGCAGGTCCCCCGTGCGCCGGCGATCCCATTCCCCTGGCCGCCGCCACCACAGGAGCTGCTCCAGCTCCAACTCCTCCCGATAA